In Euphorbia lathyris chromosome 10, ddEupLath1.1, whole genome shotgun sequence, a single genomic region encodes these proteins:
- the LOC136209184 gene encoding transcription repressor OFP6-like — translation MSSTNKKKLIFNTVAVDLGCGSCRKPLFSNIFHPKSKSKTTATATRYYNNHHYYSSSTSSSKTPLESSTTTTTTTASFSPTTDTPPPHKNRRSKTVRGLGRVGGESVAVEKDSDDPYLDFRHSMLQMILEKEIYSKDDLKELLNCFLQLNSPYHHGIIVRAFTEIWNGVYSIKSSSSSSSTAAGSGGFFSGGPSSQSPEMLHYYYGG, via the coding sequence ATGTCTTCCACTAACAAAAAAAAGCTCATCTTCAACACCGTCGCCGTCGATTTAGGCTGCGGCAGTTGCCGGAAACCCCTCTTCTCCAACATTTTCCACCccaaatccaaatccaaaaCCACCGCCACCGCCACCAGATACTACAATAACCACCACTACTACTCTTCTTCCACCTCCTCCTCCAAAACCCCTCTCGAAtcctccaccaccaccaccacaacCACCGCGTCATTCTCCCCGACCACCGACACTCCGCCGCCTCACAAAAACAGGAGGTCGAAAACTGTCAGAGGTTTAGGCCGAGTCGGAGGCGAGAGTGTGGCGGTGGAAAAGGATTCCGATGACCCGTATTTGGATTTCCGGCATTCGATGTTGCAGATGATATTGGAGAAAGAAATTTACTCGAAAGATGATCTTAAAGAGCTTCTTAATTGTTTTTTACAGCTGAATTCGCCGTATCACCATGGAATTATTGTTAGAGCTTTTACTGAGATCTGGAATGGTGTTTATTCTATTAAGTCGTCGTCGTCGTCTTCGTCGACCGCCGCCGGTTCTGGTGGTTTTTTTAGTGGTGGTCCGTCGTCTCAGTCGCCGGAGATGCTGCATTACTATTACGGGGGATGA